The DNA segment CTGCCGCCCTGATTGATGTCGTGCTGCACATCGTCACTCAGCACTTCCAGCATGCCCGCCGGATCACTGGCATTGAAGGCGGCGTAATAGCGGGTGAGCAGGTCGTGCGTCCTGGCCTGCGGGCTGAAAGCCGTTTTGTCGGGAATACTGATGCTGGGGCCTAGAGCAGGGGCAGAGGTGGGGGCAGAGCCAGACAGATTCATACCTGCCAGAATAAAGGTGAAGGGTGAAAAGAGGACTCACGATCTGTGCCGAGTAGGCCGCCAGGGGCTTGCGCCTCGCCTCATCTTTCCCATCTCTGCTCATCCTGGGGGAACGTTGGGGGCAGGGGGGTGCCGAATGCCCCGCAGACCACTGCACTTCTGCTACTTTAGAGACAATTCAGACCCGCACCATCACGCGCCGTTGGCCTGCCAGGTCAGGTGCGTGCGTTTCAAATGGAGGTTTCCCGCATGAAATCAATGCGTTACATCGTGACCCGGCCCTGTCTGCAAGAAGGCAGTCTCAGCATCCTGAAATACCTGCAACCCACTTTCAACCAGAGCGGCCCCGCCGTCTTCGTGGACGATAAGGGCGACGAACATAATGTGCAGGTGGATACCGAACGCGCCCGTATCTGGGGTCTGGGCGGGCTGTACCACGCGCAGCATCTGGGCGTCAACGACGTGTTGACCATTACCAATCTGGCCCCGGCACGCTATCAGGTGGAGGCCATCGTCAAGCCCTACGCGCCGCCGGCCTCGCCCCGCCGCGAACCCAACAAGGCCCCGGAAACGCGCCGCGTGGTGGTGTCCTCCACCCCCCATGTGCGCGAGGTGCGGATGCAGGAAGTGCCGCAGGTCCAGTCGGCACAGACCCAGCCCGCAGAAGCCCGTCCAGCCGCGCCCGCCGAGGCGTCCGAGATCAGCACGGGCGATGTCCGGGTGACCGAGGTGCGGGCCAGTGCGGCGGAAGCGGCAGCCCAGACACAGGTGGGGCGCGTTCAGCCCAGACCGCCCGTCGAACGGACCCAGGCCGAGCGGGGCAGCGTTCCCGTTTCTGGTCAGCCTGTGTCCAGTGCTGGGTCAGCCGCCACCGCCCAGGCCGTGGCCGCAGGACCCTCTGCCCCGACGCCGCGCGCCGCTCCCGAAGTCCGGCGCGGCGCAGAGGCCGGGCAGCCAGCAGCACAACTGGCCGAGCTGGCCCACCTGACCGGCTACCGCCTGGACGATTTGGGCGGCGGCGTGCTGAGACTGAAGGCCGAGCTGGGCGCGCACGGTTACGCCGTGCTGGTGGCGCTGGACGAGCAGGCCCGGACCTCGCCCGCCTGGAACGAGGAACCCGGCTACCGCGTCATGCTGTGCAGCGAGGGTGAAGACCCGCAGGGCGTGTCCCGCCTGACCCACGAGGCGCTGGAAGCTCTGATCGAACACGCGCGGCTCTCCCCGCTGTCCCCGGTAGACCTGCGCGGGTACTGGAAGGCCGGGCATGTGGACATGGAATCGGCGGCCAGCATCGCGGAACTGGTCAGCGCCTATCTGGCGCAGCGCGGCATCTTCAGTTTCGTGCTGCTGACACTGGCCCAGCAGCCCGCCCACAGCATCATCAGCGTGCCGCGCCTGGCCGAGAAGCTGGGCAGCGGCGTCAATTACGCCGAACTGGGCAGCATCCTCGAAACCCTGACCCGTGCGCCCTTCCTGGCCCTGACCCCGCTGCCCGGCGGCCAGTTCCTGCTGCGCGTGGGCGTGGCGGACCTCCTGACCGATCTGGCCGAGTACGCCGATGGAGTACGCCGCCGCGTTCGCACCCCAGCGGGCAGCAGGCCGGAGACCACTGCCCAGCGCGAGGGTCTGGGTCTGCGGGCCTAGCACCGGGCAGCACCACCTCCAGCCCCTGACAGAACGCACTGTTTGTACGTCACCGCGCCCCTACACTGGCGCGGTGATCGCTGTTCCAGACCCTATTCCCAGGATTCGCGCTGCACTGCTGGCGTGGTTTGACGCCTCAGGCCGTGAGTTGCCGTGGCGGCTGGGCACAGAGGGAGCGCGTGACCCCTACCGCGTGTGGGTGGCCGAGATTCTGCTCCAGCAGACCCAGGTGGCGCGCGGCCTGCACTACTATGACCGCTTTCTGGAGGCGTTTCCCGACGTGCAGGCGCTGGCTGAAGCACCTGTCGAGGCCGTGCTGAAAGCCTGGGAAGGCTGCGGCTACTACGCCCGCGCCCGCAATCTGCACCGTGCGGCCAAGGTCATCGTTCAGGATGGCTTTCCGGGGGATTACGGCGGCTGGCTGGCGCTGCCAGGGGTGGGGCCTTACACCGCCGCCGCCGTGGCGAGTCTGGCGTTTGGCGAGGCACGCGCGGTCAACGACGGCAACGTGCGCCGGGTGCTGGCGCGGCTCTATGGTGAGGCCCGGCCCACGGACGCCTGGATTCAGGCGCGGGCCGACGCCCTGCTCTCCCCCGTCCGCCCCGGCGCGTGGAACGAGGCGGTCATGGACCTGGGCGCAACCGTCTGCACGCCCAAGGCCCCGCGCTGCGCCGAATGTCCACTGTCTGCCCACTGCGCGGCACTGGCAGGGGGCACGCCCACAGCGTTTCCCGCACCCAAAGTCCGGGCAGCGGTGCGGATGGTGCAGGCGGTGGCCGTGCTGATTGGAGATGAGCGGGAGGTCGTGCTGGAGCGGCGCGAGGGCGGCTTGCTGGGAGGTCTGATGGGGTTGCCGATGCTTGAGCTTGGCCCGGATGAGACGACTGGCGAGGCGCTGGCGGCACTCTGCAAACGTCTGAATGCGTGTCCAGGAGAATTGCTGGGGCAGGTCCGGCACAGCATGACGCACCGCCAGATCACCCTGCATGTGTATGCGGCGGCCTCCAACTTACACCGGCAGGTGGTAGCGACAGCGGTGCTCTCACGGCTGGACCACAAGGCGCTGGAACTATTACGGACGCGGCAGGAGGGCCTCTTTGCCACCGCACTCACAGACGGCTCATCCGTTTGAGGGACGCCCCGCTGTTTTCTGGCGCGCTAAACTACCCCAGTCTATGAAGTCCAACCCCGCTGCCGCCGCCGTCCGCACGCTTCAGAAAACGCGCAGTGCGGCGCGTGGGGCGCTGCTGTGGGGTTACGAGCAACGGCTGGCACGTGAAGTGGCGGCGGGCGGCAAACTGCCGCGTCACCTGGGCCTGATCCTGGACGGCAACCGCCGCTACGCGCGGGCCGGGGGCATGGGGCTTGAGATGGGGCATTCCTTCGGCGCAGACAAGGCGCACGAGGTCTTGCAGTGGTGCCTGGAACTGGGCATTCCCGCCGTGACCATCTGGGTGCTGTCCACCGACAACAACAACCGCGATCCGCAGGAAATCGCGCACATTCTGAGCCTGCTGGAACGCGAGGCACTGAACCTGTCCACCGATCCACGCATCCACGCCAACCGGGTCAAGGTGCGCGCCATCGGCCAGCACAGCAACTTTCCGGGACATGTGCTGGACGCGCTGCGTGAACTGGAGGAAAAGACCGCCCACTACGACGGCATGCGCCTGAACATCGCCGTGGGCTACGGCGGGCGCGAGGAAATCGTGGACGCGGTCAAGATTCACCTGTCGGCCCAGGCCGCCGCCGGAATGTCGCTGGAGCAGGCCAGCGCCGAACTGGCCCCGGACCACATCAGCGCGCACCTGTACACCGCCGACACGCCGGACCCCGATTTCATCATCCGCACCAGCGGCGAGATCCGGCTGTCGGGCTTCATGCTGTGGCAGAGTGTGTATTCCGAGTACTACTTCTGTGACGTGTACTGGCCGGGCTTCCGGCGGGTGGACTTCTTGCGGGCGCTGCGCGACTTTCAGGGCCGGGACCGACGGTTCGGGAAATAGCCCCCGCTGGGGGAAGGGCCGTTTTTGTTCTGCCAGCGCAGAGAATCCTCTACAATTTTTTCTGTGAAATCTGCTCTGCTCAAACCTACCTTGCTGTCTCTCGCCGTCCTGACCGCCGCCGTTTCGCTGGGGTCCTGCGCGCCCGCCGCTGGCGATTCGGGTGCCTCCACTTCCCCTGTGTCACGCGGCCCACTCAAGACTGGGGAAACCTGGAACATAGGTGGTCTGGATCAGAACAACAACACCCTGCGCGGCAAGATCAAACTGGACGATGCAGCCCCGACGTATCGCAACAGCAGCAAGAGCTGGTTTTACGACGGTGACAACGGCTACATCACCTTTTACGAACAGAGTGAGGGCGCAAATTTCGCGGTCTGGGACATGTCCGATCCCGAGCGGCTGGTGGCCTGCTATGTCTTCGGAGCCTACGACAACGGCAAGACCAGCTATGAGGGCGCGGGCCTATCCGGGACCAGGGAGGAAATCAACGCACTGTTCGCCAAACTTGACCGGGTTGTGGGCGGAAGGTGCAATGTAACCCGAGGCTGACCCAGAGTTGAGGCAGGCCCCGCTCAAGCCTCCCGTACACCCGTGACCCAGTAGCGCACGCGTTCGGCGACGTTTTCCATATGATCGCCGACGCGTTCCAGGCTGCGCCCCACCCGCATCAGCATCAGCGCCTTGCTGATGTTGCGCGGGTCTTCGAGCATGTAAGTCACCAGTTCGCGCTGAATCTGCTCGTACAGGTCGTCGACCTCATCGTCCATGCCCACCGTGGCCTCGGCGCGGGCCACGTCGCGGTCCGCAATGGCCGTCCGCAGGTTCTGGCTCATCTCGCCCAGACGGGCCAGCATCCGCGCCAGATTGACATACTTCTTGAGGGCCGGGGCCTGCGCCAGTTCCGCGCCGTCCTCGGCCACATGGACCACGTAGTCACCCATGCGCTCAATGTCCGACAGGCTCTTGAGGATCAGCGCCACCAGCCGCAGGTCACGGGCCACTGGCTGGTGCAAGGCGATGATCCGCAGGCATTCGGCCTCAATCCGGGCCTCCTGGGCGTCCACCTCCAGGTCCAGGGCGCGCACCTCGGAGAGCCGCTCGGTCTGTTCGTGCAACAGCACGTCGGCGGCCACCGGCAGCATCTGCTCGACGGTGCCCAGCATGTTCAGCGCACCGTTCAGGACGCTTCTCAGATCGTTTTCAAGCACTTCACGCATGGGAACTCCTGGGGACGGTCATCACGG comes from the Deinococcus sp. AJ005 genome and includes:
- the mutY gene encoding A/G-specific adenine glycosylase; this encodes MIAVPDPIPRIRAALLAWFDASGRELPWRLGTEGARDPYRVWVAEILLQQTQVARGLHYYDRFLEAFPDVQALAEAPVEAVLKAWEGCGYYARARNLHRAAKVIVQDGFPGDYGGWLALPGVGPYTAAAVASLAFGEARAVNDGNVRRVLARLYGEARPTDAWIQARADALLSPVRPGAWNEAVMDLGATVCTPKAPRCAECPLSAHCAALAGGTPTAFPAPKVRAAVRMVQAVAVLIGDEREVVLERREGGLLGGLMGLPMLELGPDETTGEALAALCKRLNACPGELLGQVRHSMTHRQITLHVYAAASNLHRQVVATAVLSRLDHKALELLRTRQEGLFATALTDGSSV
- a CDS encoding isoprenyl transferase; its protein translation is MKSNPAAAAVRTLQKTRSAARGALLWGYEQRLAREVAAGGKLPRHLGLILDGNRRYARAGGMGLEMGHSFGADKAHEVLQWCLELGIPAVTIWVLSTDNNNRDPQEIAHILSLLEREALNLSTDPRIHANRVKVRAIGQHSNFPGHVLDALRELEEKTAHYDGMRLNIAVGYGGREEIVDAVKIHLSAQAAAGMSLEQASAELAPDHISAHLYTADTPDPDFIIRTSGEIRLSGFMLWQSVYSEYYFCDVYWPGFRRVDFLRALRDFQGRDRRFGK
- the phoU gene encoding phosphate signaling complex protein PhoU, encoding MREVLENDLRSVLNGALNMLGTVEQMLPVAADVLLHEQTERLSEVRALDLEVDAQEARIEAECLRIIALHQPVARDLRLVALILKSLSDIERMGDYVVHVAEDGAELAQAPALKKYVNLARMLARLGEMSQNLRTAIADRDVARAEATVGMDDEVDDLYEQIQRELVTYMLEDPRNISKALMLMRVGRSLERVGDHMENVAERVRYWVTGVREA